One segment of Triticum aestivum cultivar Chinese Spring chromosome 2A, IWGSC CS RefSeq v2.1, whole genome shotgun sequence DNA contains the following:
- the LOC123185836 gene encoding uncharacterized protein — MEKQGNIGYISSMREGRRRTKIRIRNKSFLLRRRNEYGTFTWSEGRMTKTTSLYREMSARVCLRLALDEYSDLKSKGMLRWKAYKKNRVSINTALRTIGEAIMRLRKRRVEAGLFYLVPQADRAAIQVRTHLFSMPLKEALRKRRLELKKRKQLLDAYNNSQKSTAYSNVVSLMRASVKRILFYTLSSVVLGCAIVFF; from the exons ATGGAGAAGCAGGGAAACATCGGCTACATAAGTTCGATGAG GGAAGGACGGAGGAGAACAAAGATCAGGATTCGTAATAAAAGTTTCTTGCTTCGACGTCGTAACGAGTATGGCACCTTCACATGGAGTGAAGGCCGTATGACCAAGACCACATCTTTGTACCGTGAAATGTCTGCTCGCGTGTGTCTAAGGTTGGCACTGGACGAGTACTCTGATCTCAAGAGCAAAGGAATGCTTAGGTGGAAGGCTTACAAAAAAAATCGCGTGAGCATCAACACCGCATTACGGACCATCGGGGAGGCCATTATGAGATTAAGAAAACGTCGTGTGGAGGCCGGGCTATTCTACTTGGTGCCACAAGCAGATAGGGCCGCGATACAAGTCCGCACCCACTTATTCAGTATGCCTTTGAAAGAGGCGCTAAGAAAACGACGCCTAGAACTCAAAAAGAGGAAGCAACTCCTGGACGCATACAATAATTCTCAAAAATCTACCGCCTACAGCAACGTCGTCTCCCTAATGCGAGCATCAGTAAAGAGAATTTTGTTCTATACTCTATCCTCCGTTGTATTAGGTTGTGCGATAGTATTCTTTTGA